In Bradyrhizobium sp. G127, one genomic interval encodes:
- a CDS encoding complex I NDUFA9 subunit family protein has translation MSAPIDTLVTVFGGSGFLGRHVIRALAKRDYRIRVGVRRPDLAGHLQPLGKVGQIHAVQANLRYPASVQAAARGASVIVNLVGILAEGGAQTFDAVQGKGADTIARAAAEIGARMVHVSAIGADANSTARYARTKAAGEAAVLAAVPSATIFRPSVVFGPEDHFTNRFAALARMSPVLPLIGGGLTKLQPVYAGDVATAIADAVDRKTKAGATYELGGPEVMTMRQILEIILRVTERNCMLAPLPFPLAKFQAAFLQFAPGDFKLTPDQVELLRHDNVVSDTARSAGLTLEGLGITPDSLEAVTPSYLWRYRKTGQFAHKGA, from the coding sequence ATGTCAGCCCCCATCGATACGCTCGTCACAGTCTTCGGAGGATCGGGTTTTCTGGGCCGCCATGTGATCCGGGCGCTGGCCAAGCGGGATTATCGCATCCGGGTCGGCGTCCGCCGCCCGGACCTCGCCGGCCATCTGCAACCGCTCGGAAAAGTCGGCCAGATTCACGCCGTGCAGGCCAACCTGCGCTATCCGGCCTCGGTGCAGGCCGCGGCGCGCGGCGCCAGCGTGATCGTCAACCTCGTGGGCATTCTGGCCGAGGGCGGCGCGCAGACCTTCGATGCGGTTCAAGGCAAAGGCGCGGACACCATCGCCAGGGCGGCAGCCGAGATCGGCGCGCGTATGGTGCATGTCTCGGCCATCGGCGCGGATGCGAATTCGACCGCGCGCTACGCCCGCACCAAGGCGGCCGGCGAAGCTGCCGTGCTGGCGGCTGTGCCCTCCGCAACCATCTTCCGCCCCTCGGTTGTGTTCGGCCCGGAAGACCATTTCACCAACCGTTTCGCGGCGCTGGCGCGCATGTCGCCGGTGCTGCCGCTGATCGGCGGCGGCCTGACGAAATTGCAGCCGGTCTATGCCGGTGACGTCGCCACTGCCATCGCCGACGCCGTCGACCGCAAGACCAAAGCGGGCGCGACCTATGAACTCGGCGGCCCCGAAGTGATGACCATGCGGCAGATTCTCGAAATCATCCTGCGCGTCACCGAGCGCAACTGCATGCTGGCGCCGCTGCCGTTCCCGCTGGCGAAGTTCCAGGCGGCATTCCTGCAATTCGCTCCGGGCGACTTCAAGCTGACGCCGGACCAGGTCGAACTGCTTCGCCACGACAACGTGGTGTCGGACACGGCCAGGTCCGCAGGATTGACGCTGGAAGGCCTCGGCATCACGCCGGATTCGCTGGAAGCC